One segment of Triticum aestivum cultivar Chinese Spring chromosome 2A, IWGSC CS RefSeq v2.1, whole genome shotgun sequence DNA contains the following:
- the LOC123187274 gene encoding germin-like protein 8-14, whose translation MANAMLLAAVLVYFLVLPFSALALTQDFCVADLACPDTPAGYPCKKGVGPGDFYYHGLATAGNTNNLIKAAVTPAFVGQFPGVNGLGISAARLDIAVGGVVPLHTHPAASELLFVTEGTILAGFISSSSNTVYTKTLYKGDIMVFPQGLLHYQYNGGSSPAVALVAFSGPNPGLQITDYALFANNLPSAVVETVTFLDDAQVKKLKSVLGGTG comes from the coding sequence ATGGCCAACGCAATGTTGCTCGCTGCAGTGCTCGTCTACTTCCTCGTCCTGCCCTTCTCCGCCCTGGCCCTGACCCAGGACTTCTGCGTGGCCGACCTGGCCTGCCCCGACACGCCGGCGGGGTACCCGTGCAAAAAGGGCGTCGGCCCGGGCGACTTCTACTACCACGGCCTCGCCACCGCGGGCAACACCAACAACCTCATCAAGGCGGCCGTCACGCCGGCCTTCGTGGGCCAGTTCCCCGGCGTCAACGGGCTGGGCATCTCCGCCGCCAGGCTCGACATCGCCGTCGGAGGCGTCGTGCCGCTCCACACCCACCCGGCCGCCTCTGAGCTGCTCTTCGTTACCGAGGGCACCATCCTCGCCGGCTTCATCAGCTCCTCCTCCAACACCGTCTACACCAAGACGCTCTACAAGGGCGACATCATGGTGTTCCCCCAGGGCCTGCTCCACTATCAGTACAACGGCGGCAGCTCCCCGGCCGTCGCCCTCGTCGCCTTCAGCGGCCCCAACCCCGGCCTGCAGATCACCGACTACGCGCTCTTCGCCAACAACCTCCCGTCCGCCGTCGTCGAGACCGTCACCTTCCTCGACGACGCGCAGGTCAAGAAGCTCAAGTCCGTGCTCGGCGGCACCGGCTAA